Proteins encoded in a region of the Sander lucioperca isolate FBNREF2018 chromosome 18, SLUC_FBN_1.2, whole genome shotgun sequence genome:
- the ndufaf1 gene encoding complex I intermediate-associated protein 30, mitochondrial produces the protein MSLPKISLPSVRLLSSIHHHQQQLLLPSTSPLTGPKRAVSQGEYRRPGQPKVDKFPWQPINFGFSKGFDGVKKHLALLKKEFSDRWVGPQGKPILEHMLEQNQVLWEFRGPESLEQWTVSSDQEIGGQSEVHLKLGKNQNTCLLYGTLSSTPPRDGETRYSGYCTMRSKQPLASFDRKKHYDWSSFNTLHLRVRGDGRPWMINIATETYFSHQKDDIYNYFLYTRGGPYWQDVKIPFSKFFITHRGRIQDDQHPLWLDKVNTIGFTLGDKADGPFQLEIDFVGVCKDYAHTEEFAYEVYKRNPEI, from the exons ATGTCTCTGCCAAAGATCAGTCTCCCCTCAGTGAGGCTGCTGAGCTCcatccaccaccaccagcagcagctgctcctcccctccacctcccctcTCACTGGGCCCAAAAGAGCTGTGAGTCAGGGTGAATACAGACGACCCGGCCAGCCCAAAGTAGACAAGTTTCCATGGCAGCCGATTAACTTTGGCTTCTCAAAGGGTTTTGACGGGGTAAAGAAGCATTTGGCACTCCTGAAGAAGGAGTTTTCTGACCGCTGGGTTGGTCCACAAGGCAAACCGATCCTCGAGCACATGTTGGAGCAGAACCAAGTGCTGTGGGAGTTCAGAGGTCCGGAGAGCCTGGAGCAGTGGACGGTGTCCTCCGATCAAGAGATAGGAGGCCAAAGTGAAGTTCACTTGAAGCTTGGCAAAAACCAGAACacctgtttactgtacgggactctGAGCTCTACTCCTCCAAGGGATGGAGAAACCCGCTACAGTGGCTACTGCACCATGCGCTCCAAGCAACCACTG GCTTCATTCGATAGAAAAAAGCACTACGATTGGTCCAGTTTCAACACCCTGCATTTGCGAGTGCGTGGTGATGGCCGTCCGTGGATGATCAACATCGCCACAGAAACCTACTTCTCTCACCAGAAAGATGACATATACAATTATTTCCTGTATACTAGGGGAGGACCTTACTGGCAGGATGTCAAG ATACCCTTCTCCAAGTTCTTCATCACACATCGTGGGAGGATACAAGACGACCAGCATCCTCTCTGGCTGGACAAG GTTAACACCATTGGATTTACCTTGGGAGATAAAGCAGACGGTCCGTTCCAGCTGGAGATTGATTTTGTTGGCGTCTGCAAAGATTATGCACACACGGAGGAGTTTGCTTACGAGGTGTACAAGAGGAATCCTGAAATTTGA
- the rtf1 gene encoding RNA polymerase-associated protein RTF1 homolog, with amino-acid sequence MVSILARMRSTAFVWQTAEPTSSKVASASLKHLDDTEVASRLAAQLIMVNVKKRKGRVVIDSDSEDSASDDNLDQELLSLAKRKRVDSGDQEEPVSKPAASTDSETSDSDDEWTVGGTKGKKKVKPGKGSEKKNATKKKVHKTTASGSSDGDSSAESSAPEEGEVSDSESNSSSSSSDSDSSEDEVFRDGYDDDLMGDAEDRARLEQMTEKEREQELFNRIEKREVLKRRFEIKKKLKTAKKKEKEEKKKKQEEEQEKRKLSQVQDTQVVMSHNKERRSKRDEKLDKKSQAMEELKAEREKKKNKTAELLAKRQPLKTSEVYSDDEEEEEEDDDKSSVKSDRSSRSSSYDDDEKEETPPKSQPVSLPDELNRVRLSRHKLERWCHMPFFAKTVTGCFVRIGIGNSSSKPVYRVAEIVDVVETAKVYQLGSTRTNKGLQLRHGGDTRVFRLEFVSNQEFMDNEFMKWKEAMIVAGMQVPTLDEITKKEQSIKEALNYKFNDKDIEDIVKEKDRFRKAPPNYAMKKTQLLKDKAMAEESGDGDKVKVIQDELNELEERAEALDRQRTKNISAISYINQRNRSWNIVESEKALVAEGQNAKNQQMDPFTRRQCKPTMVSNARDPSVHAAILAHLNQKYGSGSAPDAQGADKNKLGLPNSKDKDGPKPNTDLSEDLFKVHDFDVKIDLQVPNAEAKSLSVSSNALPVKDGAPRRSLNLEDYKKRRGLI; translated from the exons ATGGTATCAATACTAGCACGCATGCGCAGTACTGCCTTTGTGTGGCAGACTGCAGAGCCAACTAGCTCGAAAGTAGCATCGGCTAGCCTCAAACATTTAGACGACACAGAGGTAGCTAGCAGGTTAGCCGCGCAGCTAATCATGGTGAATGTAAAGAAGCGGAAAGGTCGAGTCGTAATTGACTCGGACTCCGAGGACAGTGCTAGCGACGATAATTTAGATCAG GAGCTCTTGTCTTTGGCAAAGAGGAAGAGGGTTGATTCGGGGGATCAGGAAGAGCCGGTTAGCAAACCTGCCGCGTCTACAGACTCAGAGACATCGGATAGCGATGATGAG TGGACTGTGGGTGGCACCAAAGGCAAAAAGAAGGTTAAGCCAGGCAAAGGGTCCGAGAAGAAGAACGCTACTAAGAAGAAGGTTCATAAAACAACGGCGTCTGGCAGCTCTGATGGAGACAGCTCAGCTGAGAGCTCCGCACCGGAGGAAG GCGAGGTGTCCGACTCGGAGAGCAACAGCTCGTCCTCCAGCTCCGACTCGGACTCGTCCGAGGACGAGGTGTTCAGGGACGGCTACGACGACGACCTGATGGGAGACGCGGAGGACAGAGCTCGGCTAGAGCAGATgacggagaaggagagagagcaagagctGTTCAACAGAATCGAGAAGAGGGAGGTGCTCAAGAGACG TTTTGAAATAAAGAAGAAGCTGAAGACGGCAaagaagaaggagaaagaggagaagaaaaagaagcaggAGGAGGAGCAAGAAAAGAGGAAGCTATCTCAGGTTCAAGACACACAAGTG GTCATGTCACACAACAAGGAGAGACGATCCAAACGTGACGAAAAACTTGACAAAAAGTCCCAGGCCATGGAAGAGCTCAAAGCTGAACgcgagaagaagaaaaacaaaacag CGGAGCTACTGGCCAAACGTCAGCCCCTGAAGACGAGCGAGGTTTACTCTGAcgacgaggaggaagaggaggaagacgatGACAAGTCGTCAGTCAAAAGTGATCGGAGTTCCCGTTCGTCGTCCTACGACGACGACGA AAAAGAAGAAACTCCCCCGAAGTCGCAGCCCGTTTCACTGCCAGATGAGCTCAACCGGGTCCGCCTGTCCAGACACAAGCTGGAGCGTTGGTGCCACATGCCCTTCTTTGCTAAGACTGTGACTGGCTGCTTTGTGAGGATAGGGATTGGGAACAGCAGCAGTAAACCCGTTTATAGG GTTGCCGAAATTGTGGATGTGGTAGAGACGGCGAAGGTTTACCAACTTGGATCAACGCGAACAAACAAGGGATTACaattaag GCATGGCGGAGACACACGCGTGTTCAGGCTTGAGTTTGTATCGAATCAGGAGTTTATGGACAACGAGTTCATGAAGTGGAAAGAGGCC atGATTGTTGCTGGAATGCAAGTACCGACTCTTGACGAAATCACCAAAAAGGAGCAGTCCATCAAAGAAGCTCTGAACTATAAGTTCAATGACAAAGACATAGAGGAT ATTGTTAAAGAGAAGGACAGATTCCGAAAAGCGCCGCCCAATTATGCCATGAAGAAAACGCAGTTGCTCAAAGACAAG GCCATGGCAGAAGAGAGTGGAGATGGCGATAAAGTGAAAGTAATCCAGGATGAGCTGAACGAGCTTGAGGAAAGGGCAGAGGCACTCGACAGACAGAGGACCAAGAACATCTCTGCCATCAG CTACATCAATCAGAGGAACAGAAGCTGGAACATCGTTGAATCTGAGAAAGCTCTTGTG GCTGAAGGACAAAATGCCAAAAACCAACAAATGGACCCGTTCACACGAAGACAGTGCAAACCCACCATGGTGTCTAAT GCCAGAGACCCGTCAGTCCACGCAGCTATTCTTGCTCACCTGAACCAGAAGTACGGCTCTGGGTCAGCACCAGATGCACAAGGCGCCGACAAGAACAAACTG GGTCTACCAAACTCAAAAGACAAAGATGGCCCCAAGCCAAACACTGACCTCTCAGAGGACTTGTTTAAAGTTCATGATTTTGACGTTAAGATTGACCTACAGGTTCCCAATGCCG AGGCAAAGTCTTTGTCCGTGAGTTCCAACGCGCTGCCGGTGAAAGACGGCGCTCCCCGCAGGTCCCTCAACCTGGAAGACTACAAGAAGAGAAGGGGGCTGATCTGA
- the golga5 gene encoding golgin subfamily A member 5 isoform X2: MSWFADLAGKAEDFLNKVDQGAATALTNSQERTSSFSSSYEKDSIVKPEYNTAGYKTPAAVKHHVYASFDDAPSYVSAAASNIKRSSATLLAGTANMASIPPGSGSSAPNSAKTSSSFVRPKKSEQDVDDDMLFDFLNSSDPPDSNRRDSRREHVKVAVPVTEAQNPTPPPFTAPHTTSSAPSTPPSTRGVSRASSVSSLSAHSIKTSEENSAKEQCHDTPESSDSGLAVPQESSRQEPPPPPPPTEEPQSHILSSLRLENQLLRSEVASLNQEMASVIQRAKDLQDELNQARLRADRWNSEQSLTDRMLREHRSKVDDLTEALSAKDGQLAVLKIRLDEADQMLTSRSAALEEAQKERSRIMQDHTEGSSMQGQALETIQQRLREAELALRREQDNYRQMQSEYAGRLSKVEAERQTLAETVTAAERRAAEERIRVEDLQPQLKSAKAAAEAAKQELQDYKHKASRILQSKEKLISSLKEGSGLDTLDGSGAMALELEDLRHEKELQREDIQKLQGQVHTLRIEIQDLENQALTEAESWREQQLQLEEQQALQNRAKQEAEAEVERYKQELQYLEEEQHRAKTTLQSRIKDREDEIQKLRNQLTNKTLSSSSQTELENRLHQLTETLIQKQTMLEALGTEKSSLVFQLERLEQQLKNTQGGQSGGPAINMSGLEGPARQRNAPVLFSDQDSPGVYGKVRKAASTIDRFSIRLGIFLRRYPMARVFVILYIALLHLWVMIVLLTYTPEMHRDHPDGR, from the exons ATGTCTTGGTTTGCTGACTTGGCTGGGAAAGCTGAAGACTTCCTGAATAAAGTGGACCAGGGAGCTGCCACTGCCCTGACCAACAGCCAGGAAAGAACATCCTCTTTTTCATCATCCTATGAAAAAGACTCAATTGTTAAACCTGAATATAACACTGCAGGGTACAAGACCCCTGCAGCTGTGAAACATCATGTCTATGCATCCTTTGATGATGCACCCAGCTACGTCTCTGCAGCAGCTAGCAACATTAAGAGGTCCAGTGCTACCCTGCTGGCTGGTACTGCCAACATGGCCAGTATTCCCCCTGGTTCTGGCAGCAGTGCCCCCAACTCTGCCAAGACCTCGTCTAGCTTTGTGAGGCCCAAAAAGAGCGAGCAGGATGTGGACGATGACATGCTCTTTGACTTTCTGAACAGCTCGGACCCTCCAGACAGCAACAGGAGGGATTCAAGAAGAGAACATGTAAAAGTGGCGGTTCCAGTTACTGAGGCCCAAAACCCAACACCTCCTCCCTTCACCGCTCCTCATACCACCTCCTCAGCCCCGTCGACGCCCCCCTCCACCCGGGGTGTGTCCAGGGCCTCAAGCGTGAGCTCACTGTCTGCTCACAGCATCAAAACATCAGAGGAGAACTCCGCTAAAGAACAATGCCATG ACACACCGGAGAGTTCCGACTCAGGCTTGGCTGTCCCTCAAGAGTCCAGCAGGCAGgagcctcctcctccacctcctcccacAGAGGAGCCACAGAGCCACATCCTGTCCAGTCTGCGTCTGGAGAACCAGCTGCTGCGCAGTGAGGTGGCCTCCCTCAACCAGGAGATGGCTTCAGTCATCCAGAGGGCAAAAGACTTACAAGATG AATTGAACCAGGCTCGTCTACGCGCAGACAGATGGAACTCGGAGCAGTCTCTGACTGACCGGATGTTACGGGAACACCGGTCGAAGGTTGATGACCTAACAGAAGCCCTCTCTGCCAAAGACGGTCAACTTGCAGTCCTGAAAATTAGACTTGATGAAGCTGATCAGATGCTGACTTCCCGCAGTGCTGCATTAGAGGAGGCGCAGAAGGAACGGTCAAG aattatgCAAGACCACACAGAAGGGAGCAGCATGCAGGGCCAAGCTCTTGAAACGATACAGCAGAGGCTGCGCGAGGCTGAACTGGCCCTCAGGAGGGAACAGGACAACTACCGGCAGATGCAG AGTGAGTATGCCGGCCGTCTGTCCAAAGTGGAGGCTGAGAGACAGACCCTCGCAGAGACGGTGACTGCAGCCGAACGGCGAGCTGCAGAGGAGAGGATCAGGGTCGAGGACCTCCAACCGCAACTTAAAAGTGCCAAAGCTGCAGCTGAGGCTGCCAAACAGGAGTTACAAGACTACAAGCACAAAGCTTCACGCATCCTACAA TCCAAAGAGAAGTTGATCAGCAGTCTGAAGGAAGGATCTGGTCTGGACACTCTGGACGGCAGCGGGGCCATGGCTCTGGAGCTGGAGGACCTGCGTCACGAGAAGGAACTGCAGAGGGAGGACATCCAGAAACTACAAGGACAAGTGCACACACTTCGCATAGAAATACAG GATTTGGAGAATCAGGCACTGACAGAGGCAGAAAGCTGGAGGGAGCAGCAGCTGCAGTTAGAGGAGCAACAGGCCTTACAGAACAGAGCTAAGCAGGAGGCGGAGGCTGAGGTCGAGCGATACAAACAG GAGCTGCAGTACCTAGAGGAAGAGCAGCATCGAGCCAAAACCACTCTGCAGAGCAGAATCAAGGACAGAGAAGATGAAATCCAAAAACTCAGGAACCAG TTGACCAACAAGactctcagcagcagcagccaaacAGAGCTGGAGAATCGTCTCCACCAGCTGACAGAGACGCTGATCCAGAAGCAGACGATGCTGGAGGCTCTGGGCACAGAAAAAAGCTCCCTGGTCTTTCAGCTGGAGCGTCTGGAACAGCAGCTGAAGAACACTCAGGGAGGACAAAGTGGAGGGCCGGCCATCAACATGAGCGGTCTGGAGGGACCAG CACGACAAAGAAACGCACCAGTTCTTTTCAGTGATCAGGACAGTCCAGGAGTGTATGGCAAAGTACGCAAGGCAGCCAGCACCATTGATCGTttcag CATTAGACTGGGTATCTTCTTGAGGCGCTACCCTATGGCCAGAGTTTTCGTTATCCTGTACATA GCGCTGCTGCACCTGTGGGTCATGATTGTTCTCCTGACTTACACACCAGAAATGCACCGTGATCATCCTGATGGAAGATAG
- the golga5 gene encoding golgin subfamily A member 5 isoform X1, protein MSWFADLAGKAEDFLNKVDQGAATALTNSQERTSSFSSSYEKDSIVKPEYNTAGYKTPAAVKHHVYASFDDAPSYVSAAASNIKRSSATLLAGTANMASIPPGSGSSAPNSAKTSSSFVRPKKSEQDVDDDMLFDFLNSSDPPDSNRRDSRREHVKVAVPVTEAQNPTPPPFTAPHTTSSAPSTPPSTRGVSRASSVSSLSAHSIKTSEENSAKEQCHDTPESSDSGLAVPQESSRQEPPPPPPPTEEPQSHILSSLRLENQLLRSEVASLNQEMASVIQRAKDLQDELNQARLRADRWNSEQSLTDRMLREHRSKVDDLTEALSAKDGQLAVLKIRLDEADQMLTSRSAALEEAQKERSRIMQDHTEGSSMQGQALETIQQRLREAELALRREQDNYRQMQSEYAGRLSKVEAERQTLAETVTAAERRAAEERIRVEDLQPQLKSAKAAAEAAKQELQDYKHKASRILQSKEKLISSLKEGSGLDTLDGSGAMALELEDLRHEKELQREDIQKLQGQVHTLRIEIQDLENQALTEAESWREQQLQLEEQQALQNRAKQEAEAEVERYKQELQYLEEEQHRAKTTLQSRIKDREDEIQKLRNQLTNKTLSSSSQTELENRLHQLTETLIQKQTMLEALGTEKSSLVFQLERLEQQLKNTQGGQSGGPAINMSGLEGPVTRQRNAPVLFSDQDSPGVYGKVRKAASTIDRFSIRLGIFLRRYPMARVFVILYIALLHLWVMIVLLTYTPEMHRDHPDGR, encoded by the exons ATGTCTTGGTTTGCTGACTTGGCTGGGAAAGCTGAAGACTTCCTGAATAAAGTGGACCAGGGAGCTGCCACTGCCCTGACCAACAGCCAGGAAAGAACATCCTCTTTTTCATCATCCTATGAAAAAGACTCAATTGTTAAACCTGAATATAACACTGCAGGGTACAAGACCCCTGCAGCTGTGAAACATCATGTCTATGCATCCTTTGATGATGCACCCAGCTACGTCTCTGCAGCAGCTAGCAACATTAAGAGGTCCAGTGCTACCCTGCTGGCTGGTACTGCCAACATGGCCAGTATTCCCCCTGGTTCTGGCAGCAGTGCCCCCAACTCTGCCAAGACCTCGTCTAGCTTTGTGAGGCCCAAAAAGAGCGAGCAGGATGTGGACGATGACATGCTCTTTGACTTTCTGAACAGCTCGGACCCTCCAGACAGCAACAGGAGGGATTCAAGAAGAGAACATGTAAAAGTGGCGGTTCCAGTTACTGAGGCCCAAAACCCAACACCTCCTCCCTTCACCGCTCCTCATACCACCTCCTCAGCCCCGTCGACGCCCCCCTCCACCCGGGGTGTGTCCAGGGCCTCAAGCGTGAGCTCACTGTCTGCTCACAGCATCAAAACATCAGAGGAGAACTCCGCTAAAGAACAATGCCATG ACACACCGGAGAGTTCCGACTCAGGCTTGGCTGTCCCTCAAGAGTCCAGCAGGCAGgagcctcctcctccacctcctcccacAGAGGAGCCACAGAGCCACATCCTGTCCAGTCTGCGTCTGGAGAACCAGCTGCTGCGCAGTGAGGTGGCCTCCCTCAACCAGGAGATGGCTTCAGTCATCCAGAGGGCAAAAGACTTACAAGATG AATTGAACCAGGCTCGTCTACGCGCAGACAGATGGAACTCGGAGCAGTCTCTGACTGACCGGATGTTACGGGAACACCGGTCGAAGGTTGATGACCTAACAGAAGCCCTCTCTGCCAAAGACGGTCAACTTGCAGTCCTGAAAATTAGACTTGATGAAGCTGATCAGATGCTGACTTCCCGCAGTGCTGCATTAGAGGAGGCGCAGAAGGAACGGTCAAG aattatgCAAGACCACACAGAAGGGAGCAGCATGCAGGGCCAAGCTCTTGAAACGATACAGCAGAGGCTGCGCGAGGCTGAACTGGCCCTCAGGAGGGAACAGGACAACTACCGGCAGATGCAG AGTGAGTATGCCGGCCGTCTGTCCAAAGTGGAGGCTGAGAGACAGACCCTCGCAGAGACGGTGACTGCAGCCGAACGGCGAGCTGCAGAGGAGAGGATCAGGGTCGAGGACCTCCAACCGCAACTTAAAAGTGCCAAAGCTGCAGCTGAGGCTGCCAAACAGGAGTTACAAGACTACAAGCACAAAGCTTCACGCATCCTACAA TCCAAAGAGAAGTTGATCAGCAGTCTGAAGGAAGGATCTGGTCTGGACACTCTGGACGGCAGCGGGGCCATGGCTCTGGAGCTGGAGGACCTGCGTCACGAGAAGGAACTGCAGAGGGAGGACATCCAGAAACTACAAGGACAAGTGCACACACTTCGCATAGAAATACAG GATTTGGAGAATCAGGCACTGACAGAGGCAGAAAGCTGGAGGGAGCAGCAGCTGCAGTTAGAGGAGCAACAGGCCTTACAGAACAGAGCTAAGCAGGAGGCGGAGGCTGAGGTCGAGCGATACAAACAG GAGCTGCAGTACCTAGAGGAAGAGCAGCATCGAGCCAAAACCACTCTGCAGAGCAGAATCAAGGACAGAGAAGATGAAATCCAAAAACTCAGGAACCAG TTGACCAACAAGactctcagcagcagcagccaaacAGAGCTGGAGAATCGTCTCCACCAGCTGACAGAGACGCTGATCCAGAAGCAGACGATGCTGGAGGCTCTGGGCACAGAAAAAAGCTCCCTGGTCTTTCAGCTGGAGCGTCTGGAACAGCAGCTGAAGAACACTCAGGGAGGACAAAGTGGAGGGCCGGCCATCAACATGAGCGGTCTGGAGGGACCAG tGACACGACAAAGAAACGCACCAGTTCTTTTCAGTGATCAGGACAGTCCAGGAGTGTATGGCAAAGTACGCAAGGCAGCCAGCACCATTGATCGTttcag CATTAGACTGGGTATCTTCTTGAGGCGCTACCCTATGGCCAGAGTTTTCGTTATCCTGTACATA GCGCTGCTGCACCTGTGGGTCATGATTGTTCTCCTGACTTACACACCAGAAATGCACCGTGATCATCCTGATGGAAGATAG